One window of Paenibacillus albicereus genomic DNA carries:
- the coxB gene encoding cytochrome c oxidase subunit II — protein MMKRWHLARRLLPLLAGMALLLSACGREDLSTLNPQGPVAEAQFGLMKLSILIMVLVVIVVFALAFYVIVKFRRRPNDKIPVQVEGNHKLEIIWTVIPIVLLLILGVPTVKHVFGLAKDYSKDPNAVQVIVTAHQYWWEFEYPQYGIKTSQELMIPTGKTISVQTKSADVIHSFWIPALAGKIDTNPGANVNKMFFSADNDGVYLGKCAELCGPSHALMDFKVKSVNEGAFDRWVAAMKEPGKLPADPAIAEVFEKQCLTCHAVGDKGLQLYPNLTGIGDKETVAGILVNTDDPKYKNEGSTYDNLKRWIEDPQAVKPGNSMPKVDLTPEQIEGISKYLSEYKLNVEQ, from the coding sequence ATGATGAAAAGGTGGCACCTTGCACGACGTCTCCTGCCGCTGCTCGCAGGGATGGCCTTGCTCTTATCCGCTTGCGGACGAGAGGATTTGTCCACTCTAAATCCGCAAGGTCCGGTGGCGGAAGCGCAATTTGGATTGATGAAGCTGTCCATTCTGATCATGGTGCTCGTCGTCATCGTCGTATTCGCGCTGGCGTTCTACGTCATCGTCAAATTCCGTCGGCGTCCGAACGACAAGATCCCCGTGCAGGTGGAAGGCAACCACAAGCTGGAGATCATCTGGACGGTCATTCCGATCGTACTGCTGCTCATCCTCGGCGTGCCGACCGTCAAGCATGTGTTCGGCTTGGCCAAGGACTACTCGAAAGATCCCAATGCGGTTCAGGTCATCGTAACCGCTCATCAATACTGGTGGGAATTTGAATACCCTCAATACGGAATCAAGACTTCCCAGGAGCTGATGATTCCGACGGGCAAGACGATCTCGGTGCAGACGAAATCCGCCGACGTCATCCACTCGTTCTGGATTCCGGCGCTCGCGGGCAAGATCGACACGAACCCGGGCGCGAACGTCAACAAGATGTTCTTCAGCGCCGACAATGACGGCGTCTACCTCGGCAAGTGCGCCGAGCTGTGCGGACCTTCCCATGCTTTGATGGACTTCAAGGTCAAGTCCGTCAACGAAGGCGCGTTCGACCGCTGGGTAGCGGCGATGAAGGAGCCGGGCAAGCTGCCGGCCGATCCGGCGATCGCCGAAGTGTTCGAGAAGCAGTGCCTCACCTGCCATGCCGTAGGCGACAAAGGGCTTCAGCTGTATCCGAACCTGACGGGCATAGGCGACAAGGAAACGGTCGCCGGCATCCTCGTCAACACGGACGATCCCAAATACAAGAACGAAGGCTCGACTTATGACAACTTGAAGCGTTGGATCGAGGATCCGCAAGCGGTTAAGCCAGGCAACTCCATGCCGAAGGTTGACCTGACTCCGGAACAGATCGAGGGCATCTCCAAGTATCTGTCGGAATACAAGCTGAACGTGGAGCAATAA
- the ctaD gene encoding cytochrome c oxidase subunit I — MKGVPALAHAHPVKRYTGLMDWLTTVDHKKIGILYLIAGGFFFLIGGLEALLIRVQLWKPLNDFVGADTYNELLTMHGTTMIFLAAMPIIFAMMNAIVPLQIGARDVAFPFVNALGFWTFLFGGLLLNLSWIAQAVPDAGWTSYLPLASPTYSTGKGVDYYVLGLQIAGIGTLVGGINFLVTIINMRAPGMSFMRMPMFTWTAFITSALILFAFPALTVGLVALMFDRLFSANFFEVSGGGNTVLWEHIFWIFGHPEVYILILPAFGIISEVISTFSRKRLFGYSSMVFATVLIGFLGFMVWAHHMFTVGLGPVANALFSIATMLIAVPTGIKIFNWIFTMWGGSIKFTAANLFAVGFVPTFVMGGVTGVMLAAAPADFQYHDSYFVVAHFHYVIVGGLVLGLFSGLHYWWPKMFGRMLNEGLAKLTFWTFFIGFHLTFFVQHFLGLLGMPRRVWTYLDGLGFNTMNLISTIGAFLMGVGTILFIINIIVTAAKPKTAGNDPWEDGRTLEWSISSPAPEYNFAQTPLVRGYDALWKEKMEGNEGMTPAEPIGPIHMPSPSILPFLMSFGLFIAGFGFMYAENEWTGILHDLFATHAVAGAGLLITLGCMVVRSLKDDHGFHIEPEEITGKEVKA, encoded by the coding sequence ATGAAGGGGGTACCAGCCTTGGCTCATGCACATCCGGTCAAGCGTTATACCGGTCTTATGGACTGGCTTACGACTGTTGACCACAAAAAAATCGGCATCCTTTACCTGATTGCCGGTGGATTCTTCTTCCTGATCGGCGGCCTCGAGGCGCTGCTGATCCGGGTCCAGCTCTGGAAGCCGCTCAACGACTTCGTCGGAGCGGATACATACAACGAGCTGCTGACGATGCACGGCACGACGATGATCTTCCTCGCGGCGATGCCGATCATCTTCGCGATGATGAACGCCATCGTCCCGCTGCAGATCGGGGCGCGCGACGTCGCGTTCCCGTTCGTCAACGCGCTCGGCTTCTGGACCTTCCTGTTCGGCGGCCTGCTGCTCAACCTGAGCTGGATCGCCCAAGCGGTGCCGGACGCCGGATGGACGTCCTACCTGCCGCTGGCGAGCCCGACCTACAGCACGGGCAAAGGCGTCGACTACTATGTGCTCGGCCTGCAGATCGCCGGTATCGGCACGCTGGTCGGCGGCATCAACTTCCTTGTCACGATCATCAACATGCGCGCACCGGGCATGAGCTTTATGCGCATGCCGATGTTCACCTGGACGGCCTTCATCACGTCGGCACTGATCCTGTTCGCCTTCCCGGCTCTGACGGTCGGCCTGGTCGCGCTCATGTTCGACCGCCTGTTCTCCGCCAACTTCTTCGAAGTCAGCGGCGGCGGCAACACCGTCCTATGGGAGCATATCTTCTGGATTTTCGGTCACCCTGAGGTTTATATCCTGATCCTTCCGGCCTTCGGCATCATCTCCGAGGTCATCAGCACCTTCTCGCGCAAGCGCCTGTTCGGCTACAGCTCGATGGTGTTCGCGACCGTGCTGATCGGCTTCCTCGGCTTCATGGTCTGGGCGCATCATATGTTCACCGTCGGCCTCGGTCCGGTGGCGAACGCGCTGTTCTCCATCGCGACGATGCTGATCGCCGTTCCGACCGGCATCAAGATCTTCAACTGGATCTTCACGATGTGGGGCGGCTCGATCAAGTTCACGGCGGCCAACCTGTTCGCGGTCGGCTTCGTGCCTACGTTCGTCATGGGCGGCGTCACCGGCGTCATGCTGGCGGCAGCGCCGGCGGACTTCCAGTATCACGACAGCTATTTCGTCGTCGCGCACTTCCATTACGTCATCGTCGGCGGCCTCGTCCTCGGCCTGTTCTCCGGCCTGCACTACTGGTGGCCCAAAATGTTCGGCCGCATGCTGAACGAAGGCTTGGCTAAGCTGACGTTCTGGACGTTCTTCATCGGCTTCCACCTGACGTTCTTCGTCCAGCATTTCCTCGGCCTGCTCGGCATGCCGCGCCGCGTCTGGACGTATCTGGACGGACTGGGCTTCAATACGATGAACCTCATCAGCACGATCGGCGCCTTCTTGATGGGCGTCGGCACGATTCTCTTCATCATCAACATCATCGTCACGGCCGCCAAGCCGAAGACGGCAGGCAATGACCCGTGGGAAGACGGACGCACGCTCGAGTGGTCCATTTCTTCCCCGGCTCCGGAGTACAACTTTGCGCAGACTCCGCTCGTCCGCGGCTACGACGCGCTTTGGAAAGAAAAAATGGAAGGCAACGAGGGCATGACGCCGGCCGAGCCGATCGGACCGATCCATATGCCGTCCCCGTCGATTCTGCCGTTCCTGATGTCGTTTGGACTGTTCATCGCCGGCTTCGGCTTCATGTACGCCGAGAACGAATGGACCGGCATCCTCCATGATCTGTTCGCCACCCATGCGGTAGCGGGAGCGGGCCTGCTGATTACGCTGGGCTGCATGGTCGTCCGTTCCCTCAAGGATGACCACGGCTTCCACATCGAGCCGGAAGAAATTACGGGCAAGGAGGTTAAGGCATGA
- a CDS encoding globin-coupled sensor protein, producing the protein MIALSAARQKQLDYIGLKDEDLQLLRGAAPVFEAAAEGIVQALYEQIERQPELKALIERHSTLDRLKETQRRYFLSMTAGTIDERYFEERLKIGAIHSRIGLTSQWYLGTYMIYLDLASAHLAAALPDRWRMVLHALSKMFNLDSQLVLEAYERDEKAKLQRISDSQSDILTGVSAAVQELAAGMEQVGRSADTVGRLAVRTAESQEQTMAQLDLLGEQIEGIESMGSIMNGISEQTHLLGLNAAIEAARAGDAGRGFEVVAGEVRKLARHSKESLDLIRDKVESITAALSRVQALSAETSGAAQEQAESSAELGLFIGMIEKVSKELERLKEEAEAAEPL; encoded by the coding sequence GTGATCGCTTTATCCGCAGCAAGACAGAAGCAGCTGGACTACATCGGGCTCAAGGACGAGGATCTGCAGCTCCTACGCGGGGCGGCTCCCGTCTTCGAAGCGGCAGCCGAAGGGATCGTGCAGGCGCTGTACGAGCAGATCGAGCGCCAGCCGGAGCTGAAGGCGCTGATCGAGCGCCACAGCACGCTGGATCGGCTCAAGGAGACGCAGAGGCGCTACTTCCTGTCGATGACGGCGGGCACGATCGATGAACGCTACTTCGAGGAGCGGCTGAAGATCGGAGCCATCCACTCCCGGATCGGACTGACGAGCCAGTGGTATCTGGGCACGTACATGATCTATCTGGACCTTGCTTCCGCTCATCTGGCGGCTGCGCTGCCCGATCGCTGGAGGATGGTGCTGCATGCGCTGTCCAAGATGTTCAACCTCGACTCGCAGCTCGTGCTGGAGGCGTACGAGCGGGACGAGAAGGCGAAGCTGCAGCGCATCAGCGACAGCCAGAGCGACATCCTGACCGGCGTCAGCGCGGCCGTGCAGGAGCTGGCCGCCGGCATGGAGCAGGTCGGCCGCAGCGCCGATACGGTCGGCCGCCTCGCGGTGCGGACCGCCGAATCCCAGGAGCAGACGATGGCGCAGCTGGACCTGCTCGGCGAGCAGATCGAGGGCATCGAGTCGATGGGCTCGATCATGAACGGCATCTCCGAGCAGACCCATCTGCTCGGGCTGAACGCTGCCATCGAGGCGGCCCGTGCCGGCGACGCCGGACGCGGCTTCGAGGTCGTCGCCGGCGAGGTCCGCAAGCTCGCTCGGCACTCCAAGGAGTCGCTCGATCTCATCCGGGACAAGGTCGAGTCGATCACGGCCGCGCTCTCCCGCGTGCAGGCGCTGTCCGCCGAAACGTCGGGAGCGGCGCAGGAGCAGGCGGAGAGCTCCGCGGAGCTGGGCTTGTTCATCGGCATGATCGAAAAGGTGTCGAAGGAGCTGGAGAGGCTCAAGGAAGAGGCCGAGGCGGCCGAGCCGCTCTAA
- a CDS encoding DUF421 domain-containing protein, with amino-acid sequence MSLWLEIILRTLSSVVVLFLVTKLLGKRQISQLSLFEYITGITIGNIAGYISLDTDTQWYLGFVAIGTWTIVSVGIEFWTLKSRWVRGIADGQGTVLIKNGSILETNLFKERITLDELLEQLRKKSVFKVAEVEFAVMEKSGEINVLLKKENQPLTPAMLGWKMGKEMEPQTVMMDGEVLQEPLRSTGKDEEWLRHELAKLKVTPERVFLAQIDDQGQLDVQTGSQDGSLAPAKPTARQQLLQTLQQCESDLEQFGRFARNEEEREALLSCSRQLKQVIRQAQPELK; translated from the coding sequence ATGTCGCTATGGCTCGAAATTATCCTGCGCACGCTGAGCTCGGTCGTCGTTCTGTTTCTCGTGACGAAGCTGCTCGGCAAGCGGCAAATCTCCCAGCTGTCCCTGTTCGAATACATTACCGGCATCACCATCGGCAACATCGCCGGGTACATCTCCCTTGACACCGATACGCAGTGGTACCTCGGCTTCGTCGCGATCGGCACGTGGACGATCGTGTCGGTCGGCATCGAGTTCTGGACGCTCAAGAGTCGCTGGGTCCGCGGCATCGCCGATGGACAGGGGACGGTGCTCATCAAGAACGGCTCTATCCTGGAGACGAACCTGTTCAAGGAACGGATTACGCTCGACGAGCTGCTGGAGCAGCTGCGCAAGAAGAGCGTGTTCAAGGTAGCGGAGGTCGAGTTCGCCGTCATGGAGAAGAGCGGGGAGATCAATGTGCTGCTGAAAAAGGAGAACCAGCCGCTCACGCCTGCCATGCTCGGCTGGAAAATGGGCAAGGAGATGGAGCCGCAAACCGTCATGATGGATGGGGAGGTGCTGCAGGAGCCGCTGCGCAGCACCGGCAAGGACGAAGAGTGGCTGCGGCATGAGCTGGCCAAGCTCAAGGTGACGCCGGAGCGCGTCTTTCTCGCCCAGATCGACGATCAAGGCCAGCTTGACGTGCAGACGGGATCGCAGGACGGCTCGCTCGCACCGGCGAAGCCGACCGCGCGCCAGCAGCTGCTGCAGACGCTGCAGCAATGCGAGTCGGACCTCGAACAGTTCGGACGGTTCGCCCGCAACGAAGAAGAGCGGGAGGCGCTTCTCTCCTGCTCGCGCCAGCTGAAGCAAGTGATCCGCCAGGCGCAGCCGGAGCTGAAGTGA
- a CDS encoding cytochrome (ubi)quinol oxidase subunit III, whose protein sequence is MSAHSHLDGQLPHEPERATLEGRNKVLGFWLFLGGETVLFGTLFSAFLALRDQVGDGNPTSQELFKLSIVAIATVLLLTSSLTSVFAIQAMHRNQVKAMQLWLIVTVILGVGFLGLEIYEFVEYAHEGHRFSTSAFSSSFYTLVGFHGAHVLFGIVWISLLIFQVARKGLTVVTAPKVYVAGMYWHFIDVVWVFIFTVVYLMGKVG, encoded by the coding sequence ATGAGCGCACATTCGCATCTAGACGGCCAGCTGCCTCATGAGCCGGAACGGGCGACCCTAGAAGGACGCAACAAGGTCCTCGGATTCTGGCTGTTCCTTGGGGGCGAGACCGTGCTCTTCGGCACCCTCTTCTCCGCCTTCCTGGCACTTCGCGACCAAGTCGGCGACGGCAACCCGACCAGCCAGGAGCTGTTCAAGCTTTCGATCGTCGCCATCGCGACGGTGCTGCTGCTGACCTCCTCCCTGACGAGCGTGTTCGCGATCCAGGCGATGCACCGCAACCAGGTGAAGGCCATGCAGCTGTGGCTGATCGTCACGGTCATCCTCGGCGTCGGCTTCCTCGGTCTGGAGATCTACGAGTTCGTCGAGTATGCCCACGAAGGGCATAGGTTCAGCACGAGCGCCTTCAGCTCGTCGTTCTACACGCTGGTCGGATTCCACGGAGCGCACGTCTTGTTCGGCATCGTCTGGATCTCGCTCCTGATTTTCCAAGTCGCCCGCAAAGGCCTGACGGTCGTGACGGCTCCTAAAGTGTATGTAGCCGGCATGTACTGGCACTTCATCGACGTCGTATGGGTGTTCATCTTCACCGTCGTTTATCTGATGGGAAAGGTGGGGTAA
- a CDS encoding GntR family transcriptional regulator, giving the protein MRLPIQINENSAEPLYHQIESQLRALIVSGQLTENTLLPSNRELAQSLGCSLITIRRVYQDLEAEGLLRSRQGSGTFVAKVDAEAGTRQLRQAAEEAIRAAVDAGRAAGLKRAELERLFADELDRRCGQEAGDREEPS; this is encoded by the coding sequence GTGCGGCTTCCCATCCAAATTAACGAAAACAGCGCGGAACCGCTGTATCATCAGATCGAATCGCAGCTGCGGGCGCTCATCGTCAGCGGGCAGCTGACCGAGAATACGCTGCTGCCGTCCAATCGGGAGCTGGCCCAGTCGCTCGGCTGCAGCCTCATTACGATCCGGCGGGTGTATCAGGATCTCGAGGCCGAGGGGCTGCTGCGCTCCCGCCAGGGCAGCGGCACCTTCGTCGCCAAGGTCGACGCCGAGGCCGGCACGAGGCAGCTGCGGCAAGCGGCCGAGGAAGCGATCCGCGCGGCCGTCGATGCCGGCCGGGCGGCCGGGCTGAAGCGCGCGGAGCTCGAGAGGCTGTTCGCCGATGAGCTGGACCGGCGCTGCGGACAGGAAGCAGGGGACAGGGAAGAACCATCTTGA
- a CDS encoding cytochrome C oxidase subunit IV family protein, which translates to MAANHTTHSEEPAKRHKHEGPRKHIVAYLFSVLLTLVAFATVIGGEINTSFTYILLLVMAVLQVIIQMGFWMHMKDRGHLFPIVGILSGVFVVFTIVIMAEYWTWW; encoded by the coding sequence ATGGCAGCCAATCATACGACCCATTCCGAAGAACCCGCCAAGCGGCACAAGCACGAAGGTCCGCGCAAGCATATCGTCGCGTATCTTTTCTCGGTGCTGCTGACGCTCGTCGCCTTCGCGACGGTCATCGGCGGCGAGATCAACACTTCCTTCACCTATATCCTGCTGCTGGTGATGGCCGTTCTTCAGGTCATCATCCAGATGGGATTCTGGATGCACATGAAGGACCGGGGACATCTGTTTCCGATCGTCGGCATCCTCAGCGGCGTGTTCGTCGTGTTTACGATTGTCATCATGGCGGAATACTGGACTTGGTGGTAA
- the ctaG gene encoding cytochrome c oxidase assembly factor CtaG, giving the protein MLGLEYFSFKALWSPWLLFIMLAMLIGYFYLIGPWRQKYHPLEERPGFWNQVMAVSGLVLLYLAQGGPLNLLGHMMFSFHMGNMSISYLIAPPLIIMGIPAYIWRSAFGAPFWRRLSPIMNPIFSLLLFNVLFSLYHLPDIHDYVMTRYWLHEAYYLALFIAAMIMWWQITCPVPEWNRLNGLRKMAYVFASGVLLTPACALIIFAEESMYGVYNDPLVWAQAMSFCVSGDTKWLLDQFQGPMFFNLMSAKEDQQLGGILMKLVQEIMYGCILGFIFAQWYRHENADNDSDLRSADPA; this is encoded by the coding sequence ATGCTAGGACTCGAATATTTCAGCTTTAAGGCGCTATGGAGCCCTTGGCTGCTGTTCATTATGCTGGCCATGCTGATCGGCTACTTCTATCTGATCGGACCGTGGAGGCAAAAGTATCATCCGCTTGAGGAACGTCCCGGCTTCTGGAATCAAGTCATGGCCGTATCCGGCCTCGTGCTGCTCTATCTCGCGCAGGGAGGACCGCTCAACCTGCTCGGGCATATGATGTTTTCCTTCCATATGGGCAACATGTCGATCAGCTATCTGATCGCGCCGCCGCTCATCATCATGGGCATCCCGGCCTACATATGGCGCTCGGCGTTCGGCGCTCCGTTCTGGAGGCGGCTGAGCCCGATCATGAATCCGATCTTCTCGCTGCTGCTGTTCAACGTCCTGTTCTCGCTGTACCATCTGCCCGACATCCATGACTATGTGATGACGCGATACTGGCTGCATGAAGCGTACTATCTAGCGCTGTTCATCGCCGCCATGATCATGTGGTGGCAGATTACTTGTCCGGTGCCGGAATGGAACCGGCTCAACGGCCTCCGCAAGATGGCGTACGTCTTCGCCAGCGGCGTGCTGCTGACGCCAGCCTGCGCGCTCATCATCTTCGCCGAAGAATCGATGTATGGCGTGTACAACGACCCGCTCGTCTGGGCGCAGGCGATGAGCTTCTGCGTATCCGGAGACACGAAGTGGCTGCTGGACCAGTTCCAGGGCCCGATGTTCTTCAATCTGATGAGCGCCAAGGAAGACCAGCAGCTCGGCGGCATCCTGATGAAGCTCGTGCAGGAAATCATGTACGGCTGCATCCTTGGCTTCATTTTCGCCCAGTGGTACCGTCACGAGAACGCCGACAACGACAGCGATCTGCGAAGCGCCGATCCGGCTTAA
- a CDS encoding carbohydrate kinase family protein codes for MSRVFTIGEALIDWIPEQKGVGLKEVTAFSKAAGGAPANVACAVARLGGSSAFIGKLGEDAFGDFLVETMDEVGVDTTRVLRTGEANTAMAFVSLKEDGNREFSFYRSPSADMLLRPEEIGDWFAAGDVLHFCSVDLIDAPVKEAHRAAIAKCREAGGIVSFDPNVRLPLWPSPEACRRAILEFLPLARIVKISDEELAFITGIEDEEEALSSLLTGEVEHVVYTRGPAGATWLSRGFRADVLGHAVKAVDTTGAGDSFIGALLYGIHRRPDFRAGIDERAARELLAYANAAAAVTTTRPGAIAALPRPHEVEDMLAGSR; via the coding sequence ATGAGTCGCGTGTTCACCATCGGAGAGGCGCTGATCGACTGGATTCCCGAGCAGAAGGGAGTCGGGCTGAAGGAGGTGACGGCCTTCTCGAAAGCGGCTGGCGGAGCTCCCGCCAACGTCGCCTGCGCGGTCGCCCGCCTCGGAGGCTCCAGCGCCTTCATCGGCAAGCTTGGCGAGGATGCGTTCGGCGACTTCCTCGTGGAGACGATGGATGAGGTCGGCGTCGACACCACGCGCGTGCTGCGCACGGGCGAAGCGAATACCGCCATGGCCTTCGTCAGCCTCAAGGAAGACGGCAACCGCGAATTCAGCTTTTACCGGAGCCCGAGCGCGGACATGCTGCTGCGTCCGGAGGAGATCGGCGACTGGTTCGCGGCAGGGGACGTGCTCCATTTTTGCTCGGTCGATCTCATCGACGCGCCGGTCAAGGAGGCGCATCGGGCGGCCATCGCCAAGTGCCGCGAGGCGGGAGGGATCGTCAGCTTCGATCCGAACGTGCGGCTGCCGCTCTGGCCGTCGCCGGAGGCGTGCCGCCGGGCGATCCTGGAGTTCCTGCCGCTGGCTCGGATCGTGAAAATCAGCGACGAGGAGCTGGCGTTCATCACGGGCATCGAGGACGAGGAGGAGGCGCTGAGCTCGCTGCTGACCGGCGAAGTCGAGCATGTCGTCTACACGCGCGGTCCGGCGGGCGCGACTTGGCTGAGCCGCGGCTTCCGCGCGGACGTGCTTGGCCATGCCGTGAAGGCGGTCGATACGACGGGGGCAGGCGACTCGTTCATCGGCGCGCTGCTGTACGGCATCCATCGCCGGCCGGACTTCCGCGCCGGCATCGACGAGCGCGCGGCGCGCGAGCTGCTCGCCTACGCCAATGCGGCGGCGGCGGTCACGACGACGCGGCCTGGCGCGATCGCGGCGCTCCCGAGGCCGCACGAGGTCGAGGACATGCTGGCGGGAAGCCGCTGA
- a CDS encoding ABC transporter ATP-binding protein, translating to MREMRSDAQAAELEPAEAAVSLAGAVQLRKAFRLGPLNLEAPVGCVTAIVGPNGSGKSSTFRLLLGLTAADQGEVRLLGQSVGHGDDDTELKRRIAYVPEEDSKIEASLRGTSQAEFISAWYPAWNQGEFERLLREFEVEPSKRLGKMSKGMRRKFELALALAREPELLLLDEPSSGLDPLSWRKLVGELHRYMERGRHTILMATHILDEVKRLADYIAIMADGRIIGVYEKDELLSSWHQFYVGPGLGGALLEPEIADLPGLVQAEESGGGTCRVVTSRAWEAEGWCRERELPITGQRALELDEIMEQLIRQTR from the coding sequence ATGCGGGAGATGAGATCAGACGCCCAAGCGGCTGAGCTGGAACCGGCGGAAGCCGCGGTATCGCTGGCAGGGGCGGTCCAGCTGCGCAAGGCGTTCCGGCTCGGGCCGCTGAACCTGGAGGCGCCGGTCGGCTGCGTCACCGCGATCGTCGGCCCGAACGGCAGCGGTAAGAGCTCGACATTCCGGCTGCTGCTCGGCTTGACGGCGGCGGATCAAGGGGAGGTGCGCCTGCTCGGACAGAGCGTCGGCCACGGCGATGACGATACGGAGCTCAAGCGGCGGATCGCCTATGTGCCGGAAGAGGACAGCAAGATCGAAGCCTCGCTCCGAGGCACGAGCCAGGCGGAGTTCATCTCCGCCTGGTACCCGGCTTGGAACCAGGGCGAGTTCGAGCGGCTGCTGCGGGAATTCGAGGTGGAGCCGTCCAAGCGGCTCGGCAAGATGTCCAAGGGCATGCGGCGCAAGTTCGAGCTGGCGCTGGCGCTTGCCCGCGAGCCGGAGCTGCTGCTGCTCGACGAGCCGTCCTCGGGACTCGATCCGCTGTCCTGGCGCAAGCTGGTCGGGGAGCTGCACCGCTACATGGAGCGGGGGCGGCATACGATCCTGATGGCGACGCATATTCTGGACGAGGTCAAGCGGCTGGCCGATTACATCGCGATCATGGCGGACGGGCGAATCATCGGCGTGTACGAGAAGGATGAGCTACTCTCCTCCTGGCATCAGTTCTATGTCGGACCGGGACTGGGAGGCGCGCTCCTGGAGCCGGAGATCGCCGATCTGCCGGGACTTGTCCAGGCGGAGGAGTCGGGAGGCGGCACGTGCCGCGTCGTGACGAGCCGCGCCTGGGAAGCCGAAGGATGGTGCCGGGAGCGCGAGCTGCCGATTACCGGCCAGCGGGCGCTTGAGCTCGACGAGATCATGGAGCAGCTGATCCGGCAGACGAGATGA
- a CDS encoding DUF420 domain-containing protein: MDLYMLFPTISTFFIVVSAILVAIGWNLAIKRRLEAHKKMMIAGAIAAILFFIIYSSRTLLVGNTDWGGPDSLAPYYYVFLIFHIILATVAAVFGITTLVLGFKEKYARHRRLGRVTSVIWFITAITGVAVYVMLYILYPGGHTKPVFDILFRL, encoded by the coding sequence TTGGATCTGTACATGTTATTTCCGACCATCAGCACGTTCTTCATCGTCGTCAGCGCCATCCTTGTCGCCATCGGCTGGAACCTGGCGATCAAGCGCCGGCTGGAAGCCCACAAGAAAATGATGATCGCCGGCGCCATCGCCGCGATCCTGTTCTTCATCATCTATTCGTCCCGCACGCTGCTCGTGGGCAATACGGACTGGGGCGGCCCGGACAGCCTGGCGCCGTACTACTACGTGTTCTTGATCTTCCATATCATTCTGGCGACGGTCGCCGCCGTATTCGGCATCACGACGCTCGTGCTCGGCTTCAAGGAGAAGTACGCCAGGCACCGCCGGCTCGGCCGCGTCACCTCGGTCATCTGGTTCATCACCGCGATCACCGGCGTCGCCGTCTACGTCATGCTGTACATCCTGTATCCAGGCGGGCATACGAAGCCGGTATTCGACATCCTGTTCCGGCTGTAA
- a CDS encoding ABC transporter permease yields MVFFALARASFSRNLQYRASHLLHNGASALFGFIYLSIWIGIGDGRDLGEYGLQGLVSYVALNQCLLWATAFTTFGLGMPQLVRTGAIATELARPVHLFYSMMSREWGTIAYQLLYKSLPIYLLYVLLVPLRLPAGPAEAAAFLAALLCAAYLALCIQYLIGAVSLWTTEAQWLYWVHHALLLLLSGFLIPVEWLPGWLAWLSRWSFYPSLQYIPTRIYLGMDSMSAVLPSLAWCVILTALCLAATGAMRRRTEVQGG; encoded by the coding sequence ATGGTCTTTTTTGCGCTTGCGCGCGCCAGCTTTTCCCGCAACCTGCAGTATCGAGCTTCCCATCTGCTCCATAACGGAGCGAGCGCTTTGTTCGGCTTCATTTATCTGTCGATCTGGATCGGCATCGGGGATGGCCGCGACCTCGGCGAATACGGGCTGCAGGGACTCGTCTCCTATGTCGCGCTCAACCAGTGCCTGCTGTGGGCTACGGCGTTCACGACATTCGGGCTCGGCATGCCGCAGCTCGTGCGGACCGGCGCGATCGCGACCGAGCTTGCCCGTCCCGTGCATCTGTTCTACAGCATGATGAGCCGGGAATGGGGCACGATCGCGTACCAGCTGCTGTACAAAAGCCTGCCGATCTACCTCCTGTACGTGCTGCTCGTCCCGCTCCGCCTGCCCGCAGGTCCTGCCGAGGCCGCCGCATTTCTCGCCGCGCTCCTCTGCGCCGCGTACCTGGCTCTCTGCATCCAATACCTGATCGGAGCCGTCTCGCTTTGGACGACGGAGGCGCAGTGGCTTTACTGGGTGCACCACGCGCTGCTGCTGCTGCTATCCGGATTCCTCATCCCTGTCGAGTGGCTGCCCGGCTGGCTCGCCTGGCTGAGCCGCTGGTCGTTCTATCCATCCCTGCAGTACATACCGACCCGCATCTATCTCGGCATGGACAGCATGTCGGCCGTCCTGCCCTCGCTTGCCTGGTGCGTCATCCTGACGGCCCTCTGCCTGGCCGCCACCGGCGCGATGCGCCGCCGAACGGAGGTGCAGGGCGGATGA